A portion of the Paenibacillus sp. PvR098 genome contains these proteins:
- a CDS encoding iron ABC transporter permease, which yields MAKIVNEIPMDRVKRHGAKIELSFVFCTIVLVLLGLLILYPVGMLVISSFKVKLADGSVIYGLTHWAQALSDNGMMHAILNTFNRVFISILISFPLGVMITWVLTRTDVPGKNLFDFFMWLGFFLPTLPILMGWILMLDPEFGIANQLFMDWFGLEKGPFDIYSFWGIVFAHITIRMVAAKYIFLGPAFRNMDSSMEEVSRISGRNSFSTFLRIMLPIMIPAILVTLTISIIHSIESFEIEEVLGTPIGFHVFSTKIYEMVSEDNPAFEVATVLGIIILLAMIPLIFLQQYINRKKSYATVSSRFKRAVTKIGILRWPVFALILGYCLFTIVLPLIFLFMSTFMTLFGFFNIEQVWTLNHWKTVLSDKDIVTSSWNTLKLAGGAALLGMIFYTLIAYITIKTKYAGRGSIDFISWLPITIPGIILGLAFLWLFLGVPALRVLYGTVFSLIIAVVVTSMTTGVQLIKSNMVQLSTELEEASSVSGGSWLYTFRRVIMPILTPVILSVGTLTFISAARNVASIAMITTGNNQPLAVLQLGYMLDGSYEAAAITGVFVVAFTVGVALIARAIGKRIGINI from the coding sequence ATGGCCAAAATCGTCAATGAGATCCCAATGGATCGAGTTAAACGTCATGGCGCAAAAATTGAATTGAGTTTTGTATTTTGCACCATTGTATTGGTATTGTTGGGCTTATTGATTTTATATCCCGTAGGGATGCTCGTAATTAGTAGTTTTAAGGTGAAATTGGCTGACGGCAGCGTTATTTATGGTCTGACTCATTGGGCTCAAGCATTGTCGGATAATGGAATGATGCATGCTATTCTGAATACCTTTAATCGGGTTTTCATTTCTATTCTCATTTCATTTCCGTTAGGTGTGATGATTACCTGGGTATTGACCCGTACGGATGTCCCAGGCAAAAATCTATTTGATTTTTTCATGTGGCTCGGTTTTTTTCTTCCCACCTTACCCATTCTAATGGGTTGGATTCTTATGTTGGATCCAGAGTTTGGTATTGCTAATCAATTGTTCATGGATTGGTTTGGTTTAGAGAAGGGCCCTTTTGATATTTATTCATTTTGGGGTATTGTATTTGCGCATATTACCATTCGAATGGTCGCTGCCAAATATATTTTCTTAGGCCCGGCTTTTCGTAATATGGATTCTTCGATGGAGGAGGTATCAAGAATATCAGGTCGGAACAGCTTCAGCACCTTCCTGCGTATAATGCTTCCAATTATGATTCCGGCGATACTGGTGACCCTCACGATTTCGATTATTCATTCCATTGAATCCTTCGAGATTGAAGAAGTGCTTGGAACGCCGATTGGATTTCATGTGTTTAGTACCAAGATCTATGAAATGGTCAGTGAGGATAATCCTGCTTTTGAAGTTGCAACGGTCTTGGGTATCATTATTCTCTTGGCTATGATTCCGTTAATTTTCCTGCAGCAGTACATTAATCGAAAAAAGAGTTATGCAACCGTTTCCAGTCGATTTAAAAGAGCAGTAACCAAAATTGGTATCTTGAGATGGCCTGTATTTGCACTTATTTTGGGATATTGTCTGTTTACGATTGTGTTGCCGCTGATCTTTTTATTTATGAGCACATTTATGACGCTTTTCGGTTTTTTCAATATTGAGCAGGTATGGACGTTGAACCATTGGAAAACGGTACTTTCCGATAAAGACATCGTCACCTCCAGCTGGAATACACTGAAATTAGCCGGAGGAGCCGCATTACTAGGAATGATTTTTTATACTTTGATTGCCTATATCACCATCAAAACGAAGTATGCTGGACGTGGATCTATTGATTTTATCAGCTGGCTTCCCATTACCATACCTGGTATTATTTTAGGCCTTGCTTTTTTATGGCTGTTCCTGGGAGTCCCCGCGCTGCGTGTTTTATACGGTACGGTATTTAGCTTAATCATTGCGGTGGTGGTCACGAGTATGACTACGGGTGTTCAATTGATCAAAAGCAACATGGTTCAATTAAGTACGGAATTGGAGGAGGCTTCCTCTGTTTCCGGAGGGTCGTGGCTCTATACGTTTCGCCGTGTCATTATGCCGATTTTAACCCCGGTTATTCTATCGGTCGGAACGTTGACGTTCATATCCGCTGCACGAAATGTAGCGAGTATTGCTATGATCACCACAGGAAACAACCAGCCCCTTGCGGTATTACAGCTCGGTTATATGTTGGATGGAAGTTACGAAGCTGCGGCTATAACAGGCGTGTTTGTAGTAGCCTTTACTGTCGGAGTGGCACTCATTGCAAGGGCTATTGGAAAGCGGATTGGAATTAATATTTAG
- a CDS encoding UbiD family decarboxylase codes for MRFKSLQDFLEVADKEGEVAHFNGVHLESEIGVLTELTAEQGGPMLHFDHFKDYPSGYRIVSNVINTPKRFAMALGLPTDLHPIELIKRWRQELKGLKYIDPIKVTTGRVLENVVLEKDVDLSIFPAPKWHDSDGGRYIGTGDMVIMRDPDTGWVNLGTYRCCIQGSSLVSLWIIAAKHGRMIAQKYWKQGKDCPVAIVLGSDPLTWLASCSGVPAGVSEYSYAGALHGSPVEIIETPIHRLPVPAGAEIVLEGVIPNPEHESIHEGPFGEWPGYYSHEGQECVVKIQSVLHADNPIIYGAPPLRPTGLAYGVPRYLGALWDHLENGGITDIQGVWGFCNSLMIVISIKQRYAGHAKQALLAASGYRGPASMYRYYVVVDEDIDPSNLDDVLWAMCTRAEPSTSIDVIRGAWATGLDPRLSPMQQQSGDLTSGRLLIDACKPYHWIDRFPASNKFETSQRREVAQKWEETLNQFKFNWSKI; via the coding sequence ATGAGATTTAAATCTTTGCAGGACTTTCTCGAGGTGGCTGACAAGGAAGGGGAAGTGGCACACTTTAACGGTGTTCATTTGGAATCGGAAATCGGAGTATTGACAGAGCTTACGGCTGAACAAGGCGGTCCGATGCTTCATTTTGATCATTTTAAAGACTATCCCTCAGGCTATCGTATCGTATCTAATGTCATCAATACGCCCAAACGATTTGCCATGGCCTTGGGGCTGCCGACCGATTTGCATCCCATTGAGTTGATCAAACGATGGAGACAGGAGCTTAAAGGTCTAAAGTATATTGATCCGATAAAGGTAACGACCGGACGGGTTTTGGAGAATGTCGTCTTGGAGAAGGATGTGGATTTGTCCATTTTTCCAGCCCCTAAATGGCATGATTCGGATGGAGGAAGATATATTGGTACAGGGGATATGGTCATTATGCGTGACCCGGATACCGGTTGGGTGAATCTGGGGACCTATCGCTGCTGCATTCAAGGATCATCTTTGGTAAGTTTATGGATTATTGCTGCCAAACACGGAAGAATGATTGCACAAAAATATTGGAAGCAAGGAAAGGATTGTCCCGTTGCCATTGTTCTTGGATCAGACCCGTTAACTTGGCTTGCTTCCTGCAGCGGTGTGCCGGCTGGGGTATCCGAATATTCCTATGCCGGCGCACTGCATGGCTCGCCGGTAGAAATCATTGAGACGCCTATTCATCGTCTGCCTGTACCTGCGGGGGCTGAAATTGTGCTTGAGGGAGTCATACCGAATCCGGAACACGAGTCGATTCATGAAGGGCCTTTTGGTGAATGGCCGGGTTATTATTCGCATGAAGGTCAAGAATGTGTGGTAAAAATACAGTCTGTTTTACATGCTGACAATCCCATTATTTACGGAGCGCCTCCTTTGAGGCCGACAGGTTTGGCCTATGGGGTTCCACGTTATCTTGGCGCACTATGGGATCACCTGGAGAATGGAGGGATAACCGATATTCAAGGTGTATGGGGCTTTTGCAACTCATTAATGATTGTCATCTCCATTAAACAACGTTATGCCGGGCATGCCAAGCAAGCCCTATTAGCGGCATCGGGCTACAGGGGACCCGCAAGTATGTACCGCTATTATGTTGTCGTTGACGAAGATATTGATCCCAGCAATTTGGATGATGTTCTGTGGGCCATGTGTACACGTGCGGAGCCCTCTACATCCATTGATGTTATTCGAGGTGCTTGGGCAACTGGCTTGGACCCGCGTTTATCGCCTATGCAGCAGCAGTCGGGCGATCTCACGAGCGGAAGGCTCCTTATTGACGCATGCAAACCTTACCATTGGATAGACCGCTTCCCGGCTTCTAATAAATTCGAGACTTCACAGCGAAGAGAGGTTGCCCAAAAATGGGAAGAGACGTTAAATCAGTTTAAATTTAATTGGTCAAAAATATAG
- a CDS encoding extracellular solute-binding protein, translating to MQKKPWLFVLKNIIMVIVLTGLIACGQGSIPSAMDEQGKKQASTEQGEKQDQPQKSTNEDDWEQTLAAAKKEGVVVISAIADTVMRNVFTSFSEDYPEIKVEYTGSNGASFWPRINKEREVNQYLWDVRIGSPSSEVYIAKNNGFLDPIRSVLKPEITNDGTWIGGLDGIFGDHEKKYVLHWATTKITGFNVNHDFIPEGQIKSMKDLLDPQYKGKIVLFDPRSGGGSGNEAMASYLLSYGEDVIKELFTNQDLVVSSDKRQMAEWVIRGRYPIAIGLTGTTMIEFTEKGLGKNVKTITEPGFAGGEALILFNKAPNPNAAKVFINWLLSEKVQNKFSEATHINSRRTDVKPVDNTNVINSEQAKDITYMPYEKNMQAKLDVAELAKKYLK from the coding sequence GTGCAAAAGAAACCTTGGCTGTTCGTATTGAAAAATATCATCATGGTGATCGTATTAACCGGACTTATAGCCTGCGGACAAGGATCCATTCCGTCTGCGATGGATGAACAGGGTAAGAAGCAAGCGAGCACAGAACAAGGTGAAAAACAGGATCAGCCGCAAAAATCGACTAACGAAGACGACTGGGAACAGACGCTAGCTGCTGCTAAGAAAGAAGGAGTAGTTGTCATTTCTGCTATCGCAGATACGGTGATGCGTAATGTTTTTACAAGTTTTTCAGAAGACTATCCTGAAATCAAAGTTGAATATACAGGAAGCAACGGAGCATCGTTTTGGCCTCGAATCAATAAAGAACGTGAGGTAAATCAGTATTTGTGGGATGTGCGAATAGGTTCCCCAAGTTCAGAAGTATATATCGCCAAAAATAACGGCTTTCTGGACCCGATTCGTTCTGTCCTTAAACCTGAAATTACCAACGATGGCACTTGGATTGGAGGCTTGGACGGTATTTTTGGCGACCATGAGAAAAAATACGTTCTCCATTGGGCAACGACCAAAATTACTGGTTTTAACGTGAATCATGATTTTATTCCAGAAGGTCAGATCAAATCAATGAAAGACTTACTTGATCCGCAGTATAAAGGGAAAATCGTCCTTTTTGATCCTCGTTCCGGAGGCGGGTCAGGCAATGAAGCGATGGCGTCTTATCTATTAAGTTACGGGGAGGACGTCATTAAGGAACTGTTTACTAATCAAGATCTGGTGGTTAGCAGTGACAAACGTCAAATGGCGGAGTGGGTAATCCGCGGACGTTACCCAATCGCCATAGGGTTAACCGGTACCACGATGATTGAATTCACAGAGAAGGGACTCGGCAAAAACGTGAAGACCATAACAGAACCTGGATTTGCCGGTGGGGAAGCTCTTATTCTTTTTAATAAGGCCCCAAATCCCAATGCCGCCAAAGTATTCATCAACTGGCTGCTCAGTGAAAAGGTTCAAAACAAGTTTTCTGAGGCTACGCATATCAATAGCAGGCGCACAGATGTAAAACCGGTAGATAATACCAATGTTATCAATTCGGAACAGGCGAAGGATATTACGTATATGCCGTATGAGAAAAACATGCAGGCTAAACTGGATGTGGCGGAATTGGCCAAGAAATACTTGAAATAA
- a CDS encoding ABC transporter ATP-binding protein, with translation MSQAIVKTSFPNDEGINEQTGKKDILRLDKITKFFGNNKAVNELSLNIQEGEIFTLLGPSGCGKTTTLRQIAGLEQPDLGTIYFRDTVLVSPSDKIVVPPHKRQMGMVFQSYAIWPHLSVFETVAYPLRARKVKNADIRKRVMETLDLVGLSGMENRPGPALSGGQQQRVAVARALVYEPEILLLDEPFSNLDVKLREQMRIELKLLQRRIGVTVILVTHDQMEALSFSDRLAIMNQGKIEQVGTPKELYEKPDTIFARDFIGKNITLEVEIESVDPKGIRVILGEGNRIALSAENNFVSQPSKGQKAVVSIRPEDIVVSSEAEHNVLEGEIDALLFIGDRFECHVKIGDEAILVYAPRNQNLVEGQKVRLYFPPEVLSVWPKS, from the coding sequence ATGTCGCAGGCCATAGTAAAGACATCTTTCCCGAATGATGAAGGCATTAATGAACAAACTGGGAAAAAGGATATACTCCGTTTAGATAAAATCACCAAATTTTTTGGAAATAATAAAGCTGTGAACGAGCTGAGTTTGAATATCCAAGAAGGGGAAATTTTTACCCTGCTCGGTCCAAGCGGATGCGGCAAGACCACAACCCTACGGCAAATTGCCGGACTCGAGCAGCCAGACTTGGGAACCATTTATTTTCGCGATACGGTTCTGGTTTCTCCTTCGGATAAAATCGTTGTTCCCCCTCATAAAAGGCAGATGGGGATGGTGTTTCAGTCCTACGCTATCTGGCCACACCTGAGTGTTTTTGAAACGGTAGCGTACCCCCTTCGGGCCCGAAAGGTAAAGAACGCGGACATACGTAAGAGGGTAATGGAAACGCTGGATTTGGTGGGTCTAAGCGGTATGGAAAATCGGCCGGGACCGGCGCTAAGCGGTGGTCAGCAGCAGCGTGTAGCCGTTGCCAGGGCACTTGTTTATGAACCGGAAATTCTGTTGCTCGATGAGCCATTTAGTAATTTGGACGTCAAGCTGCGCGAGCAGATGCGTATCGAACTGAAGCTGCTTCAGAGAAGAATTGGAGTTACGGTCATTCTTGTCACCCATGACCAAATGGAAGCGCTTAGCTTCTCGGACAGGTTAGCGATTATGAACCAAGGCAAAATCGAGCAAGTAGGAACGCCGAAGGAGCTGTATGAGAAACCGGATACCATATTTGCTCGTGATTTTATTGGAAAAAACATAACGCTAGAAGTAGAAATCGAAAGCGTAGACCCAAAGGGAATACGCGTCATTTTGGGTGAAGGGAACCGGATTGCTTTATCGGCGGAAAACAATTTTGTTTCCCAACCGAGCAAAGGACAGAAAGCGGTCGTCTCTATTCGTCCGGAAGATATTGTGGTGAGCAGCGAAGCGGAACATAATGTATTGGAAGGGGAAATTGATGCACTTCTCTTCATCGGAGACCGATTTGAGTGCCATGTCAAGATTGGGGATGAAGCAATTCTTGTATATGCCCCGCGCAACCAAAATTTAGTAGAAGGGCAGAAAGTACGGCTTTACTTTCCTCCGGAGGTGTTATCCGTATGGCCCAAGTCGTAA
- a CDS encoding iron ABC transporter permease, whose product MAQVVKEQNRRSMQRFKVEAGAIFYTLMLAVLLIVIVYPLGLLLINSFVVTLPDGTEQIGFGNWTLAWSQAGMLESIINTFNMVFVTMVIVFPIGILFAWLLTRTDIPGKEYLDFFMWLAFFLPTLPILMGWILLLDPDFGLVNQLIIRLFGIEKGPFDIYSFWGVVWAHIVIRGVAAKYIFLAPAFRNLDSSLEEASRISGRSMMGTLLRIVVPVMTPAILITLIISSIHALESFEIEKVLGPPFGFYVFSTKIYQLIAEERHQFGAATVLSIVILIGMLPLILFQQYINTKRSFVTVTSHFKRNVFRLGAMKWPAFILIFGFCFIVTVVPIIFMVMGTFMNAFGFFNIEKVWTLSHWKQILSDPILGKSLWNTIKMAGSAALIGMILYTVLAYISVRSKYAGRGVIDFLTWLPAAIPGIILGLGMLWMFLGTPFLRPLYGTIFILIIAVLINSMTTGVQLIKTNMVQLGRELEEASSVSGGSWLYTFRRIIMPILAPILLSVGILTFVTASRNVANIAMIVTGENRPIAMLQLDYMVDGNYEAAAITGVFVVLLTIGVSIIAKWVGKQMGIRI is encoded by the coding sequence ATGGCCCAAGTCGTAAAAGAACAGAACCGGCGTTCCATGCAAAGATTCAAAGTAGAAGCCGGAGCTATCTTTTACACTTTGATGCTGGCGGTTTTGTTAATCGTGATCGTTTACCCGCTCGGGTTACTTCTGATCAACAGCTTTGTTGTTACACTTCCCGACGGAACGGAACAAATTGGGTTCGGCAACTGGACGCTGGCCTGGTCCCAGGCCGGCATGCTCGAATCCATTATCAATACGTTTAATATGGTTTTCGTGACAATGGTTATCGTCTTCCCGATTGGTATTTTATTTGCCTGGCTTTTGACTCGTACGGACATTCCAGGCAAGGAATATTTGGATTTTTTTATGTGGTTGGCATTTTTTCTGCCTACGTTGCCTATATTAATGGGCTGGATTCTTTTGTTGGATCCTGACTTTGGATTAGTTAATCAATTGATCATTCGTTTGTTTGGTATTGAAAAAGGACCATTTGATATTTACTCCTTCTGGGGAGTTGTATGGGCACATATTGTCATCCGTGGTGTGGCGGCGAAATATATTTTTCTTGCCCCCGCCTTCCGCAATCTTGATTCTTCTTTAGAAGAGGCTTCACGAATCTCGGGGAGAAGCATGATGGGGACTTTATTACGGATTGTTGTGCCGGTGATGACCCCAGCCATTCTTATTACTCTTATTATCTCCTCTATTCACGCGCTGGAATCTTTTGAAATCGAGAAGGTTCTGGGACCACCCTTCGGTTTTTATGTGTTCAGCACGAAGATTTACCAGTTAATCGCGGAGGAGCGGCACCAGTTCGGTGCAGCAACGGTACTGAGTATCGTAATTTTGATAGGTATGCTGCCTCTCATTTTGTTCCAGCAGTACATCAATACCAAACGTAGTTTTGTAACCGTAACAAGCCATTTTAAGCGGAACGTCTTTCGCTTAGGGGCCATGAAGTGGCCAGCTTTTATCCTCATATTTGGATTCTGTTTCATTGTTACGGTAGTGCCGATCATTTTTATGGTCATGGGCACATTTATGAATGCATTCGGATTTTTTAACATTGAAAAGGTTTGGACCTTAAGTCATTGGAAGCAGATTCTAAGTGACCCCATTTTGGGTAAATCACTCTGGAATACAATCAAAATGGCAGGGAGCGCAGCCTTAATCGGAATGATCTTGTATACGGTTTTGGCGTATATTTCAGTCCGGAGTAAATACGCTGGAAGAGGGGTTATCGATTTTCTAACCTGGCTGCCTGCTGCTATACCGGGCATCATTTTAGGCCTTGGCATGCTTTGGATGTTCCTGGGCACCCCTTTCTTACGCCCGCTTTACGGAACGATATTTATTTTGATTATCGCGGTCCTTATTAATTCAATGACGACAGGGGTACAACTCATCAAAACCAACATGGTTCAGTTAGGCAGAGAATTGGAAGAGGCGTCTTCGGTGTCGGGAGGTTCCTGGTTATATACCTTTCGTAGAATTATTATGCCTATTCTCGCGCCCATCCTTCTTTCTGTTGGTATTCTTACCTTTGTCACAGCATCGAGAAATGTGGCTAATATTGCCATGATTGTTACGGGAGAGAACAGACCGATTGCGATGCTGCAGCTGGATTATATGGTGGATGGAAATTACGAGGCTGCGGCGATCACTGGCGTATTTGTCGTACTTTTGACCATCGGTGTATCCATTATTGCAAAATGGGTCGGAAAACAGATGGGCATTCGCATTTAA
- a CDS encoding UbiD family decarboxylase: protein MDKIEYILGGFVVSETIFNDLRSFIQACKELGEYQEIRGADWDKEIGAITEAAAELIPTPPLLLFDEIKGYAEGFRMVTLPFGSHKRVALSLGLPTDKSKLELLRLMARKMKEAVPIPPVEVNHGPVMENVLMDEQIDLFKFPSPVHHESDGGRYIGTGDLVINRDPESGFVNMGTYRIQVHDSNLLGLWMSPGQQGRQICERYWERGESCPIVAVFGGDPYTFAAAHTKLPWVKSEFDFAGGLQGKPIEVIKGPITGLPIPAHAEIAIEGEVPPPSEQAHEEGPFGEWTGYYSGGTRGTGKLQPVIRVKAIYHRNDPIIHNSSPMWSGAPFEGLEVRAGLLWDQLEAAGIQDIAGVYCHTAYMVVVSIRQRFAGHAKQAGLAAVSCAATARNGRYVVVVDEDIDPTDMKEVLWAMETRVDPINDIQLIDDCWSTPLDPRMSPEKRESANYTNSRAIFYAVKPFGWKDKFPQVSRTSRELRNEIVEKYKFILDFPK, encoded by the coding sequence ATGGACAAAATCGAATACATTTTAGGAGGTTTTGTGGTGAGTGAGACTATTTTTAATGACCTGCGTTCGTTCATTCAAGCATGTAAAGAATTAGGTGAATATCAGGAAATTAGAGGAGCAGATTGGGATAAAGAGATTGGTGCTATTACTGAAGCGGCTGCTGAATTAATTCCCACCCCCCCGTTGCTGCTATTTGATGAAATTAAAGGATATGCCGAAGGATTTCGTATGGTCACGCTTCCATTCGGATCTCATAAAAGGGTCGCATTAAGCTTAGGGCTTCCTACAGATAAATCCAAGTTAGAATTACTTCGCCTCATGGCCCGGAAGATGAAGGAAGCCGTACCGATTCCACCCGTTGAAGTCAACCATGGCCCGGTCATGGAGAATGTTCTGATGGATGAACAGATTGATTTGTTCAAATTTCCGTCTCCTGTTCATCATGAATCTGACGGAGGACGCTACATAGGAACAGGAGATTTGGTTATCAACCGAGACCCTGAGTCAGGCTTTGTAAATATGGGAACGTATAGAATTCAGGTACATGATTCCAATTTGCTTGGTTTGTGGATGAGTCCAGGACAGCAAGGCCGACAAATATGCGAACGTTATTGGGAGCGGGGTGAAAGCTGCCCAATCGTTGCTGTTTTTGGAGGCGATCCTTATACCTTTGCTGCCGCCCATACAAAATTACCATGGGTAAAATCCGAATTTGATTTTGCAGGCGGATTACAAGGTAAACCTATAGAGGTGATTAAGGGTCCTATTACCGGCCTGCCCATACCAGCTCATGCGGAAATTGCGATAGAGGGTGAGGTTCCCCCTCCCTCAGAGCAAGCACATGAAGAAGGACCGTTTGGAGAGTGGACCGGATATTACTCAGGAGGAACACGCGGTACGGGAAAATTACAGCCTGTGATTCGAGTTAAAGCGATATATCATAGAAACGATCCGATTATTCATAATTCCAGCCCGATGTGGTCCGGCGCTCCTTTTGAAGGCTTGGAAGTTCGAGCGGGCTTGTTGTGGGATCAGTTGGAAGCAGCCGGAATTCAGGATATTGCCGGAGTCTATTGTCATACAGCATATATGGTAGTTGTCTCGATACGCCAACGCTTCGCCGGTCATGCAAAGCAAGCAGGACTTGCCGCTGTCAGTTGTGCGGCAACGGCACGAAACGGTCGATATGTTGTGGTGGTGGATGAAGACATTGACCCTACGGATATGAAAGAAGTGCTTTGGGCTATGGAAACGAGAGTCGATCCGATCAATGATATTCAATTAATTGATGATTGCTGGAGCACACCTTTGGATCCGCGTATGTCTCCTGAAAAACGAGAGTCGGCGAATTATACGAACAGCAGGGCCATTTTTTACGCCGTCAAACCGTTTGGATGGAAAGATAAATTCCCTCAAGTCAGCCGTACATCGAGGGAATTGAGAAATGAAATCGTTGAGAAATACAAATTCATACTGGATTTTCCAAAATGA
- a CDS encoding TRAP transporter fused permease subunit produces MAYIWAYLQGGSTRTLTGTWSKVVWISSVLIGIFQIWTALYGRLEPYVHVVQFLCTMLYLTFFIFRPTQKSKDGPPGYIDIFLSTLSLIIGLYLYLEAPRLTTRWPSVDPLSMWDITFGVMLVLLVLEATRRSLGPGLTSLVLLLIAYSLWGHYLPGEFYHQQITMTSFVEQMVLTYNGLFSSVTRIAATYVFMFILLGSFLEYSGITNFFNQFSLAIAGRATGGPAKIAVISSGLYGSISGSPSADVATTGSFTIPMMKKMGYQKKEAGAIEAVAGTGGSLLPPVMGSAAFIMSDMTGLAYSAIAVAALIPALLYYFGAYMQVHFLSASKGMSGVPSEDIPRLKDVLFKSGYYLIPIIILVYLLLDGYSLAYAAAIALLSTIVVSWFKKETRMGVKHILDAIAAGTLRIAALAAAVGAASLVVGGLTVTGLSNKFLSIILGISGDSIIIALLLVMLVCLLLGMGVPTPAAYMLTAAIGGPLLISLDIPLMAAHMFIMYYAVLSAITPPVAVAAYVAAPIAQENPMSIAWEACKIGVVSFIIPFMFIFNPPLLMEGAWYEIIIASCIAIIAITAFTSAVSGFLFHPVNALNRVLLLVTGVLLIFTHWLVIVLGLLMAFIVFGLNYKPRRPRASLESKIET; encoded by the coding sequence ATGGCCTATATTTGGGCTTATCTACAAGGAGGATCAACACGTACCCTAACGGGAACCTGGTCTAAAGTCGTTTGGATATCGAGTGTGCTCATTGGCATTTTCCAAATTTGGACCGCTTTATATGGGAGATTAGAGCCTTATGTTCATGTGGTCCAGTTCTTATGTACGATGCTGTACTTAACGTTTTTCATATTTCGCCCAACCCAAAAAAGTAAAGACGGCCCTCCTGGTTACATCGACATCTTTCTAAGTACTCTATCTTTAATCATAGGATTGTATCTATATCTTGAAGCTCCAAGATTGACTACACGCTGGCCGTCAGTTGATCCCTTATCCATGTGGGATATCACGTTCGGGGTCATGCTTGTGCTGCTGGTTTTGGAAGCGACTAGAAGGAGCTTAGGTCCTGGTTTGACGTCACTAGTCCTTCTGTTGATTGCCTACTCGTTGTGGGGACATTACTTACCTGGAGAATTCTATCATCAACAAATCACGATGACGTCATTTGTTGAACAAATGGTTCTAACCTACAATGGTTTATTCAGTTCCGTAACCCGGATCGCCGCAACCTATGTATTTATGTTTATTTTGTTAGGCTCTTTTCTTGAATACTCGGGGATTACCAACTTCTTTAACCAGTTTTCTTTGGCTATTGCCGGTCGTGCTACCGGTGGCCCGGCAAAAATAGCCGTCATCTCCAGTGGACTGTATGGCAGCATTTCCGGCAGTCCTTCCGCGGATGTGGCGACAACAGGCTCCTTTACGATACCTATGATGAAAAAGATGGGATACCAGAAGAAGGAAGCAGGGGCCATTGAAGCGGTGGCCGGGACGGGAGGTAGCTTATTGCCCCCCGTTATGGGTTCCGCTGCATTTATTATGTCTGATATGACAGGGCTTGCTTATTCTGCCATCGCAGTCGCTGCGCTCATTCCGGCTTTGCTTTATTATTTTGGAGCGTATATGCAGGTGCATTTTCTTTCTGCCAGTAAAGGAATGTCCGGGGTTCCTTCTGAGGATATTCCAAGGCTGAAGGATGTGTTATTCAAAAGCGGGTATTATTTGATACCGATCATTATTTTGGTTTATTTATTGCTGGATGGATATAGTTTGGCGTATGCAGCTGCGATCGCGTTATTATCCACCATTGTCGTAAGCTGGTTTAAGAAAGAAACGAGAATGGGCGTTAAGCATATTTTGGATGCGATTGCTGCCGGTACCCTCCGGATTGCAGCGTTAGCTGCGGCAGTTGGAGCCGCAAGTTTAGTCGTGGGAGGCTTAACGGTAACAGGGTTGTCCAATAAGTTCCTGAGCATCATTCTGGGCATATCGGGAGATTCCATCATTATCGCGTTATTGCTAGTGATGCTGGTTTGTCTTTTGCTTGGAATGGGTGTGCCAACTCCTGCAGCTTATATGCTTACGGCCGCCATAGGGGGGCCATTGCTGATCAGTCTGGATATCCCTTTAATGGCCGCTCACATGTTTATTATGTATTATGCCGTCTTATCGGCTATTACTCCCCCAGTTGCCGTGGCAGCTTATGTGGCCGCACCTATAGCGCAAGAAAATCCGATGTCCATCGCATGGGAAGCATGCAAAATTGGTGTTGTCAGCTTCATCATTCCGTTTATGTTTATTTTTAATCCGCCGTTGTTAATGGAAGGGGCTTGGTACGAAATTATTATAGCCTCCTGCATTGCAATCATTGCAATAACCGCTTTTACGTCTGCGGTATCGGGATTTTTATTCCATCCAGTCAACGCTCTTAATCGAGTGCTGCTTTTGGTTACCGGTGTTCTGCTTATTTTCACGCACTGGCTGGTCATAGTGCTAGGACTGCTTATGGCTTTCATCGTTTTTGGGTTGAATTATAAACCCCGTCGTCCAAGAGCATCATTAGAAAGTAAGATAGAAACCTAA